In one window of bacterium DNA:
- a CDS encoding 1-acyl-sn-glycerol-3-phosphate acyltransferase, which produces MLRFARDLFESFRKPHTKEVFFRSLRWNRRLVFWYALKLVRPDSKIEPIDRLHRVNQLRKSGEALTFICNHLTYADSHVIEALFIRFGFRDLARHIIHIAGQKTFEWTRRIFTRSMNTIRVYQPKARVDKEVKRKMNLRALKWAAHQQRRGYCVLVFPEGTRTRSHKRFNRTAANPKTTIYFHNSYVVPLVLMGSENIMPVGRVLQNPATVRLRIGEPIDHRQLEESMKKENPGLSEHELRQQLMDFYMKQIEDLLDEDYKPKQ; this is translated from the coding sequence ATGCTGCGATTTGCGCGCGATCTCTTTGAAAGTTTTCGGAAACCGCATACAAAGGAAGTATTTTTCCGGAGTCTAAGATGGAATCGTCGCCTCGTCTTCTGGTACGCACTGAAGCTAGTCCGACCCGATAGCAAGATCGAACCAATCGACAGATTGCATCGTGTGAACCAGCTTCGAAAAAGCGGGGAAGCGCTGACGTTTATCTGCAATCATTTGACGTATGCCGACAGCCATGTCATTGAAGCCCTGTTCATCCGGTTTGGTTTTCGCGATCTCGCGCGACACATCATTCATATAGCCGGTCAAAAAACCTTTGAGTGGACGCGCCGTATCTTCACGAGATCCATGAACACGATCCGTGTGTATCAACCGAAAGCCCGGGTGGATAAAGAGGTAAAAAGAAAGATGAACCTGCGCGCTTTGAAATGGGCGGCGCATCAGCAACGCAGAGGTTACTGCGTTCTGGTTTTTCCGGAGGGAACACGCACTCGAAGTCATAAGCGGTTTAACCGTACGGCCGCAAATCCGAAAACAACGATTTACTTCCACAATTCGTATGTCGTACCCCTGGTATTGATGGGATCCGAAAATATTATGCCGGTGGGACGCGTTCTGCAGAATCCCGCAACGGTCCGTCTAAGAATCGGTGAGCCGATCGATCATCGTCAACTCGAAGAATCGATGAAAAAGGAGAATCCCGGATTGAGTGAGCATGAACTGAGGCAGCAGCTGATGGATTTTTATATGAAGCAAATTGAAGATCTGCTGGATGAGGACTATAAACCAAAACAGTAG
- a CDS encoding response regulator: MQILLVDDKKDILDTMGEILEVCHNHTVQGASSGKEALKWFRKKKYDLVVVDLGLPVMNGVELIAKMRKIRAKTTIVVLTGIPCDDTIREKLRNLEVQQIFSKPKGIQELLLYVKKLAAKHSAA; the protein is encoded by the coding sequence ATGCAGATTCTTCTGGTCGATGACAAGAAGGATATTCTGGATACAATGGGGGAGATTCTGGAGGTTTGTCACAATCATACAGTTCAAGGCGCCTCCTCCGGCAAAGAAGCGTTGAAATGGTTCCGAAAAAAGAAATACGATCTGGTGGTTGTGGATCTGGGTCTTCCCGTGATGAATGGAGTGGAACTCATTGCGAAAATGCGGAAAATTCGCGCCAAAACTACGATCGTAGTGTTAACCGGCATTCCTTGCGATGATACAATCCGCGAAAAGCTAAGAAATCTGGAAGTGCAGCAAATCTTTTCCAAACCGAAAGGCATTCAGGAACTTTTGCTGTACGTGAAGAAGTTGGCAGCCAAACATTCAGCTGCATGA
- a CDS encoding aspartyl protease family protein, producing MKKFLLLLIFLTSLTFSATEDSKKTFLQLYYSGKYVEAHALLSKVNPQSRKVWEERLHIHEEISDCNFQSSDSARAAALLRIGLIDQAKSNFREDWLSFLGRAKLAGWNNDISGARAYLNKAMQLRGEDPDLLFYAGLYASNNEEAVTHFQKYLKSNAIDALKRNSARQTIEFIQKTKGLDLNQSNLSSSIETIDANFNDRRLTIRAKIDENNEVVLLMDTGAAGLSLKDRNWKARRTTDLAMIGLGAKQRTRAALVVFDEFTAGRFRMKNPVAAVSRSLEASGIDGIAGAIMFSRYSIVLPLRSDSDILLSSMDSNELLAHLERSGFQFKQKVTLPFYQVGKMIILKGAIKKSDGEMDILLDTGAQASILSAAAAREHVRINYPKTFREKRKTYLMGIGGKIQNLIHVENVDIEVGSLRKSFNRMVALNLSQISEALELEVDLILGQDFLNGYTLLIDYRNNLVTFLS from the coding sequence GTGAAAAAATTCCTGCTTCTGTTAATCTTTTTAACCTCCCTCACTTTCAGCGCGACAGAAGATAGCAAGAAAACATTTCTTCAGCTTTACTACTCCGGAAAGTATGTCGAAGCGCATGCTTTGTTGAGTAAAGTAAATCCCCAATCCAGAAAAGTTTGGGAGGAACGTCTTCATATACACGAAGAAATTTCCGACTGTAATTTTCAGAGTAGCGATTCTGCCCGTGCCGCGGCTTTGCTTCGCATAGGATTAATTGATCAGGCAAAAAGCAATTTCCGGGAAGATTGGCTTTCCTTTTTAGGACGCGCCAAGCTCGCAGGCTGGAATAATGATATCTCCGGAGCCCGCGCCTACCTCAACAAGGCTATGCAGCTCAGGGGGGAGGATCCGGACTTGCTTTTCTATGCCGGACTCTATGCGTCCAACAATGAGGAAGCTGTAACTCATTTCCAGAAATACTTAAAATCGAACGCAATCGATGCATTGAAGAGGAATTCAGCAAGACAAACAATTGAATTCATTCAAAAAACCAAAGGCCTGGATCTCAATCAATCGAACTTATCCTCTTCCATTGAAACCATTGATGCGAATTTCAATGACAGAAGACTTACGATCCGGGCAAAAATCGATGAAAACAACGAAGTTGTTTTGTTGATGGACACAGGTGCCGCGGGGTTATCGTTGAAGGACCGGAACTGGAAAGCGCGCAGAACAACCGATCTGGCTATGATCGGGCTGGGCGCAAAACAAAGAACAAGAGCCGCGCTGGTGGTTTTCGATGAATTTACAGCGGGAAGATTTAGAATGAAAAACCCTGTTGCTGCAGTGAGTCGCAGTTTGGAAGCGTCCGGTATCGATGGTATTGCGGGCGCGATTATGTTTTCTCGCTACAGCATCGTGCTGCCGCTCAGAAGCGATTCAGATATCCTGCTATCCAGTATGGATTCCAATGAGCTCTTGGCGCACCTCGAACGGAGCGGCTTTCAATTTAAGCAGAAGGTCACTCTTCCTTTTTATCAGGTCGGCAAGATGATCATTCTCAAGGGCGCGATTAAAAAGTCTGATGGGGAAATGGACATCCTGCTGGATACAGGAGCGCAGGCCAGCATTCTTTCCGCTGCTGCTGCAAGAGAACACGTCCGGATCAATTATCCCAAAACGTTCCGCGAAAAACGTAAAACGTACTTGATGGGAATCGGAGGGAAGATTCAGAACCTGATCCATGTTGAGAATGTTGATATTGAAGTTGGCAGTTTACGAAAAAGTTTCAACCGGATGGTGGCTTTGAATCTTTCGCAAATCAGTGAAGCTTTAGAGCTCGAAGTGGATCTGATTCTTGGTCAGGATTTCTTGAACGGCTACACCCTGCTGATTGATTACCGCAATAATCTCGTAACGTTTCTGAGCTAA
- the dnaX gene encoding DNA polymerase III subunit gamma/tau — protein MYQVLARKWRPQIFEDLVGQQTVTRTLQNAITAGRIAHAFLFSGPRGVGKTTCARILAKALNCNSAETPVTKPCNVCPSCLDIAASRSMDVLEIDGASNRGIDEVRELRESAKYQPIRDRFRIFIIDEVHMLTAEAFNALLKILEEPPPHVFFIFATTELRKVPDTIVSRCQPFDFRKIPDGILVQRLSQIIKEENISISEKSLQMIAAASEGGLRDALGTLDQIIAFSGGEIEEKDVEAVLGLVDLEVLLELGSAIARGDSPALLTLMNRIAEYGIDYRAFYNELLSFYRDLFLFRFSPDSKKPGEERLMALAQEYDEIQLLRICHNLVSIQNTLKLSGNPRFLFEITLVKLAQIKRLIPLEELAENLKKNVERTPAPLTASVISPQRVNAKAQRPEDAKRNNNSLAGDFVAALISQIETQNPRLAAALESAHIHRTDSKISFYVPEGYFKMMKLDARDQLDLQTMLQQKLGSEVQVEIHKGEPPAEKEAVKVSTPESLVESDPVVQEFVKMFKGKITKIDFNKERYL, from the coding sequence ATGTATCAGGTATTAGCAAGGAAGTGGCGACCACAGATTTTTGAAGATCTGGTTGGGCAACAGACAGTCACCCGAACTCTGCAAAATGCAATCACGGCGGGCCGGATTGCGCATGCTTTTCTTTTCTCAGGGCCGCGCGGTGTGGGAAAAACGACGTGCGCGCGGATACTCGCCAAGGCACTCAATTGCAATTCGGCCGAAACTCCGGTTACAAAACCCTGCAACGTCTGCCCTTCCTGCCTCGACATCGCTGCATCGCGGTCAATGGATGTGCTGGAAATCGACGGAGCTTCGAACCGTGGAATTGATGAAGTTCGTGAGTTAAGAGAATCCGCAAAGTATCAACCGATCCGCGATCGTTTCCGCATTTTTATCATTGATGAAGTCCATATGCTGACCGCAGAAGCCTTCAACGCCTTGCTGAAGATTCTCGAAGAGCCACCACCGCATGTCTTTTTTATCTTTGCCACAACGGAACTTCGGAAAGTTCCTGACACGATCGTTTCGCGCTGCCAGCCGTTCGATTTTAGAAAGATTCCTGACGGCATTCTGGTCCAGAGACTCAGCCAGATAATTAAAGAAGAAAACATAAGTATTTCCGAAAAATCCCTGCAGATGATCGCGGCGGCCTCCGAAGGAGGTTTGCGCGATGCGCTCGGCACGCTGGATCAGATCATTGCGTTCAGTGGCGGTGAGATTGAAGAAAAAGATGTCGAAGCTGTGCTTGGACTGGTGGACCTGGAAGTGCTTTTGGAGCTCGGGTCTGCGATCGCGCGCGGAGATTCTCCCGCATTGCTTACGTTGATGAACCGGATCGCGGAGTACGGCATCGATTATCGCGCTTTCTATAATGAGCTTCTTTCTTTTTACAGAGACTTATTTCTTTTCCGGTTTTCACCCGATTCGAAAAAGCCGGGAGAGGAGCGTCTGATGGCGCTTGCGCAGGAGTACGACGAAATACAACTGCTGCGCATTTGTCATAATCTCGTTTCGATCCAAAATACACTAAAGCTTTCCGGCAATCCCCGATTTCTATTTGAAATCACACTCGTTAAGCTCGCGCAGATAAAGCGTTTGATTCCACTGGAAGAGCTCGCCGAAAATCTAAAAAAAAACGTTGAACGGACCCCCGCTCCGTTGACCGCAAGTGTGATTTCGCCTCAACGCGTAAACGCAAAGGCGCAACGTCCGGAAGACGCAAAGAGGAATAACAATTCACTTGCAGGGGACTTTGTAGCGGCCCTCATCAGCCAGATTGAAACTCAAAATCCAAGATTGGCCGCTGCGCTGGAAAGTGCACACATTCATCGCACGGATTCCAAAATCAGCTTCTATGTTCCAGAAGGTTATTTCAAAATGATGAAGCTCGATGCCCGCGATCAGTTGGACCTGCAAACGATGCTTCAGCAAAAACTAGGATCAGAAGTACAGGTGGAAATTCATAAAGGAGAACCACCTGCCGAAAAAGAAGCAGTGAAGGTCTCCACACCGGAAAGTCTGGTCGAAAGCGATCCCGTTGTTCAGGAATTCGTCAAGATGTTTAAAGGTAAAATTACCAAGATTGATTTTAATAAGGAGCGCTATCTATGA
- a CDS encoding YbaB/EbfC family nucleoid-associated protein, with product MDMNKIMRQVQETQKKLQDELNAIRVTAGAGGGMVEVTLDGSKQMVAIRIDPQAVNPEDVEMLQDLILAAYNEAFRRAEDEAAEKVSKYTGNMKIPGLGNLF from the coding sequence ATGGACATGAATAAGATAATGAGGCAAGTTCAGGAAACGCAGAAGAAGCTGCAGGATGAGCTGAACGCAATTCGCGTGACAGCCGGAGCGGGCGGAGGAATGGTGGAAGTCACTCTCGATGGCTCCAAACAAATGGTTGCGATCAGGATTGATCCGCAGGCTGTGAACCCTGAAGACGTTGAAATGCTTCAGGATCTTATCCTTGCCGCTTACAATGAAGCATTCCGTCGCGCCGAAGATGAAGCTGCGGAAAAGGTCAGCAAATATACCGGAAACATGAAAATTCCAGGCCTCGGTAACCTGTTTTAG
- the recR gene encoding recombination mediator RecR, with protein sequence MEYPLQYYPAPLARLLEELMKLPGIGIKSAQRIAFHILKMPAEDQQSFIASLTGLKDKIRYCSICWNFTDLDPCRICSDPRREDEIICVVEEPTTLIAIEKTREFHGKYHVLLGSLNPLHGIGPSEIRIKELLERLKSKRAKEVILATNPTVEGEATAVYIARLIQDDADKISRIALGVPVGGDLEYVDEVTMSRAITGRRAQIKM encoded by the coding sequence ATGGAATATCCGCTTCAATATTATCCGGCGCCCTTAGCGAGGTTGCTCGAAGAATTGATGAAGCTTCCCGGCATCGGGATTAAATCTGCCCAACGGATCGCGTTTCATATTTTGAAAATGCCTGCCGAAGACCAGCAGAGCTTCATCGCTTCACTCACAGGATTGAAGGATAAGATCCGGTACTGCTCCATCTGCTGGAATTTTACTGACCTCGATCCGTGCCGCATCTGTTCCGATCCGCGACGTGAAGATGAAATCATTTGCGTTGTCGAAGAGCCAACGACCCTGATCGCCATTGAAAAGACACGTGAATTTCATGGCAAATACCATGTGCTTCTGGGTTCATTGAATCCCTTGCATGGGATTGGCCCATCTGAAATTCGAATCAAAGAGCTTCTTGAGCGTTTGAAATCGAAACGGGCAAAGGAAGTTATCCTCGCCACAAATCCCACAGTCGAAGGAGAAGCAACAGCCGTCTACATCGCGCGACTAATCCAGGATGATGCGGACAAAATCAGCAGGATTGCTCTTGGAGTTCCGGTTGGGGGCGATCTGGAATATGTCGATGAAGTGACGATGTCTCGTGCGATTACAGGACGGCGTGCCCAAATAAAAATGTAG
- a CDS encoding roadblock/LC7 domain-containing protein — protein MPSTDMIMYEEEFQQIRGILQKLKDETNAKMVFLVDKNGQQIAYNGDINNLDTTSLASLTAGNVAATDGLARLIGEKEFTVLFHEGERDNIHISIVGRRVILVIIFDERSSLGLVRLRVRKASGELEGVFNRILEKVEKEKEAGGGYESPFAEITDEDIDSLFSE, from the coding sequence ATGCCCAGCACGGACATGATCATGTATGAGGAGGAGTTTCAGCAGATCCGCGGGATTCTGCAGAAACTCAAAGACGAAACAAACGCAAAGATGGTATTCCTCGTCGATAAGAATGGTCAACAGATTGCTTACAATGGGGACATCAATAATCTAGATACGACTTCTCTAGCTTCATTAACTGCCGGGAATGTTGCAGCTACCGATGGTTTGGCCAGACTCATCGGTGAAAAAGAATTCACCGTTCTTTTTCATGAAGGAGAAAGGGACAATATTCATATTTCCATCGTCGGTCGAAGAGTCATACTGGTCATCATTTTTGATGAACGTTCATCCCTGGGATTGGTCCGGTTGAGGGTTCGAAAAGCATCCGGTGAACTCGAAGGCGTATTCAATCGAATCCTGGAAAAGGTAGAGAAGGAAAAAGAAGCCGGTGGCGGCTACGAATCCCCGTTCGCAGAGATAACAGACGAAGATATTGACAGTTTATTCAGCGAATAA
- a CDS encoding gliding-motility protein MglA gives MTFINYAAREINCKIVYYGPGLGGKTTNIQFIYDKTNPTAKGKLISLATETDRTLFFDFLPLDLGTVKGFKVRFHLYTVPGQVFYDASRKLILRGVDAIIMVADSQVERMDANEEAVYNLKSNLKEQGYDLATLPYVLQLNKRDLPNISPSEEMIRILRQKEEPVFEAVASKGVGVFDTLKTCAKLTLQELRRNT, from the coding sequence ATGACGTTCATCAATTACGCGGCCCGGGAAATCAATTGCAAAATAGTTTATTACGGCCCCGGTCTGGGTGGTAAAACGACCAACATCCAATTCATCTACGACAAAACCAATCCAACTGCAAAAGGAAAACTGATTTCGCTGGCTACCGAAACGGACCGTACGCTATTTTTTGATTTTTTGCCGCTCGATCTGGGAACGGTGAAAGGATTCAAAGTCCGCTTTCACCTTTATACTGTGCCCGGACAGGTGTTTTATGATGCGAGCAGAAAACTGATCCTGAGAGGTGTGGATGCCATTATCATGGTGGCCGACTCACAGGTGGAACGAATGGATGCGAACGAAGAGGCCGTCTACAACCTGAAATCAAATTTGAAAGAACAGGGTTATGATTTGGCAACACTTCCTTACGTTTTGCAGTTGAATAAACGGGATCTCCCCAACATCTCACCCTCTGAAGAAATGATCCGAATCCTTCGTCAAAAGGAGGAACCGGTGTTTGAAGCTGTGGCTTCTAAAGGGGTCGGCGTTTTCGACACTCTGAAAACATGCGCCAAACTCACGCTTCAGGAACTCCGTAGAAACACTTAG
- a CDS encoding Maf family protein has translation MLRALNIDFDVFVSDIHEKLESRKNPARIACELAIAKARKCLRRDALIIGMDTLVVVDRRKLGKPVNSEDARRMLRLLSGRTHQVITGVALMWKGRLVSQASVTRVQFRRIRSQEIDWYLQSGETFDKAGAYAIQGMGRIFINRIDGCYYNVVGFPLTVFQSLLRRFGLTIFDLQT, from the coding sequence ATGCTTCGGGCATTGAACATCGATTTTGACGTCTTTGTTTCAGATATTCATGAAAAATTGGAATCACGCAAAAATCCTGCGCGGATTGCTTGCGAATTGGCCATTGCAAAAGCCAGAAAATGCTTAAGGCGCGACGCGCTTATCATCGGAATGGACACTCTTGTTGTTGTGGACCGCAGGAAGCTTGGAAAGCCGGTCAATTCGGAAGACGCGAGAAGGATGCTGCGATTGCTCAGCGGCAGGACGCATCAGGTGATTACAGGAGTTGCCTTGATGTGGAAAGGCCGCCTTGTCTCGCAAGCCTCCGTGACACGGGTCCAATTCCGGCGCATTCGATCGCAAGAAATCGATTGGTATTTACAAAGTGGAGAGACCTTTGATAAAGCCGGAGCTTATGCGATTCAAGGTATGGGTCGCATCTTTATCAATCGCATCGATGGATGCTACTACAATGTGGTGGGTTTCCCGTTAACCGTTTTTCAGAGTCTCTTGCGCCGTTTCGGTTTGACCATCTTTGATTTGCAAACATAG
- a CDS encoding cold shock domain-containing protein, which translates to MRLNGKVKWFSNKLGYGFIKQDTGEEIFVHYSMIRGDGYRSLKEGQEVTFDIIQSPEGRMQAGDVEIVLAS; encoded by the coding sequence ATGCGTTTAAACGGCAAAGTGAAATGGTTCAGCAACAAGTTGGGCTACGGTTTTATCAAACAGGATACTGGCGAAGAGATTTTCGTCCACTACTCGATGATTCGCGGTGACGGTTATCGTTCGCTGAAAGAGGGACAAGAAGTTACGTTCGATATTATTCAAAGCCCGGAAGGGCGGATGCAAGCGGGGGACGTCGAAATCGTTTTAGCCAGCTAG